CCTCACCCATAAAAGTGGCCCCTGATAGCCCTACTTGGTCCACTAGGACCCCACCCCTTGTGGCAACGGCTCCCAGAATAGGGCTGGACCCCTGATCCCGGCTGTGGCTATCAAGTTCCTTCCTGCGGACTTTGGAATCTATGGGGGGCATGTTCAATCATGCCGGGAAACCCCACTTGTCCTGGGGCTAAACCTGTAATCTGTGGACCCTAACCCGGAAGGCAGTCCTGTTCTGCCTGCACCTGGGAGCACAGTCAGCTTGACTTCAGAGTGGGAGGAGACAGCAGACTAAGAGGACGGAGGAACGAAGAGTGAGGAAGCAGTCCCGTCTCTAGGGCTTCTTTGTTCCCTATCCCTGGCCTTCCAAGGCCAGCGAGGTCCCTTCTACTTTCCTGCTCTTGGGTTCCGTGAGATACCCCTGTATTTGTATAACAATTCTTAATTTTGGCTCAAGCCAgctcaagtgggtctcttttcCTTGCAACCAAAGAGCATCAGGTACATGGTAAGAGCTCCAAATTAAGGGACCATTTACTCCTTCATCTTcaacttttgagagtgaaatgaGGCGCTGTTAGTGATTACACTGGGACTACAGGTATAAACTGGGATAACGCAGGCAAACCAGGACATCTGGTTCCCCTACCtgtaagtgaaaagaaaaacacacagaccACTTTCATCTCCTTTTGTTCTTCAGGCAATCTGGGAGGGCGTATTAAGCAGGGGTTGTCACTTTTCTCTCCGAGACAAACTCCGTGGCAGTAAGCTGGTCTGAGGTGGCAGGGTTGGGGGGTGCGGTGGGGATCGGGAGAGGGCTCAGGCCCAAGAGTGGACATGTTTTCTTTCTTGCGTGGTTGATGTGGAGGCAGAAAGCTGGTTCTGGCTGTTGGAAGAAGGTCAGGGCTgtgtttcccttcctttcttcttgacagatgaatgggaaaAGGCCTGCTCTTTGATATGTGGATTTTCGAAGGCCAAGAGGGCTGGTGCCATTCCAGGAATATACTATTTTGTGGGCGGGACAGTGGGCAAGGACCTGAGGGAAGGGGTCAAGGGAGGCCTCAGAACAGCCCAAGTAGCCAGATGGCTGGAGGTCTCAAGAGCTCTAAGCGGCCAGGCCTGGGCCCCTGCCTGCGTCTCCAGCCATGGTACCCGCGgggctgctactgctgctgctgctgctgcccctgcTAGTCGGCACGCGCCTGCTGTGGGGCCGGTGGAAGCTCAGGAgcctccacctcccacctcttGTCCCCGGCTTCCTGCACCTGCTGCAGCCCAACCTCCCCATGTATCTGCTTAGCCTGGCTCAGAAACTCGGGCCCATCTACAGGCTCCGCCTCGGCCTGCAAGGTGAGAGTCCGCTCCCTCCCTCGCCCCACAGCGGTGTGGAGGTGGGGTCCTCTCCCTGCTGACACCCTGCTTTTCCTCTCCCCCAGatgtggtggtgctgaactccAAGAGGACCATTGAGGAGGCCCTGATCAGGAAGTGGGTGGACTTTGCCGGCAGACCCCAGATACCGTCCTGTAAGGGATGGGGGGCATTGCTTGATGCAAGAAGCAGGGGCTATGGGAGGCAGGGAAGGTCAGGCCCGTGGCTTCCTTGGTCAGTTcgaccccctgcccccaacccctacTCACAGACCGGCTGGTGTCTCAGCACTGCCAGGACATCTCAGTAGGGGACTACTCCCTGCTCTGGAAGGCCCACAAGAAACTCACGCGCTCGGCCCTGCTGCTGGGCGTCCGCGGCTCCCTGGAGCCCCGGGTGGAGCAGCTGACCCAGGAGTTCTGTGAGGTGAGGCTCGACTCCCACAGTTGGCCCAGGTCAGCTTCACCCCTCCTGGCAGCCTCCCTATTTAGTTCATGCTCCTTCTCCTCAGCGCATGAAAGCCCAGGCTGGTGCCCCCGTGACCATCCAGAAGGAATTCTCTCTCCTCACCTGCAGCATCATCTGTTACCTCACCTTTGGAGACAAGGTCAAGGCTCTCTTGCCCTCACATAGGCTtggcccacccccccccccccagcccctccctgaccCTCTCCTGGTCCTGAACCGAAAGGATTCCCTCCTTTTCCGGCAGGAGGACACCTTAGTACATGCCTTTCACGACTGTGTCCAGGACTTGATGAAAACCTGGGACCACTGGTCCATCCAAATTTTGGACATGGTTCCCTTTCTCAGGGTGAGGAGGTGGAGCCCCGACACACCTGGTCCTGGGAGACAGGGTGGAGGCGGGGACGAGGCTCCCTTCCCAGCAGCTACACTCTCTTGCTGTCTGCCCCAGTTCTTCCCCAACCCCGGGCTCTGGAGGCTGAAGCAGGCCATGGAGAACAGGGACCACATTGTAGAGAAGCAGCTGAGGCAGCACAAGGTGGGAACCGTGCGTGCACCGGGCTCCTcctcagctcacagcagtcgtgCTGCTGCCCCCGAGCTAGGCAGCTTCTTTGGCATCCCACCAGTCCTGGACCTGTCGCCACCCGCTGAACCCCGGCCCCAAGCCAGGCGCTCAGGctggctcctcctcccctctccaggaGAGCATGGTGGCCGGCCAGTGGAGGGACATGACAGACTACATGCTCCAGGGGATGGGGAAGCAAAGAGTGGAAGAGGGCCCCGGACAGCTCCTTGAAGGGCACGTGCGTATGTCTGTGGTGGACCTTTTCATCGGTGGCACTGAGACCACGGCAAACACCCTTTCCTGGGCGGTGGCGTTCCTGCTTCACCACCCTGAGGTATGCCCTGGAGGCAGGCGAAAGGCTCCTTCCTGGCAGCCTGGCCAGGGCAGCGGGAACCCAGCTCGCTGAACCCGACGCAGGCTGTgttgggagggggttgggggggagtgaGTCTGGGGTGGGCTGGGAGGGGGTTCTCCTACTTGGCACAAAGTCTCCGGTGAGTTGCTCCAGAGAATGGTGGGAGGCTGGGCAGCTGTGGGTCGGCTAGCGGCAGGGCTTGGACCCCGGACCTCGGGCTTGCCCCCCTTTCCCAGATTCAGCGGCGACTGCAGGAGGAGTTGGATCGCGAGCTGGGCCCCGGAGCCTCGGGCTCCCGAGTCCCATACAAGGACCGCGCTCGGCTGCCCTTGCTCAACGCCACCATCGCTGAGGTGCTGCGCCTGCGGCCCATCGTGCCCCTGGCCTTGCCGCACCGCGCCACGCGGGCGAGCAGGTGACTCCCGAGGGGGGGAGGGCCGAGTGGCAAAGGCCCCAGCGGGGTCCTGGCGGGCCTCTAACTCAACCCTACCCCTCAGCATCTTCGG
This genomic interval from Balaenoptera ricei isolate mBalRic1 chromosome 11, mBalRic1.hap2, whole genome shotgun sequence contains the following:
- the LOC132374588 gene encoding steroid 21-hydroxylase, coding for MVPAGLLLLLLLLPLLVGTRLLWGRWKLRSLHLPPLVPGFLHLLQPNLPMYLLSLAQKLGPIYRLRLGLQDVVVLNSKRTIEEALIRKWVDFAGRPQIPSYRLVSQHCQDISVGDYSLLWKAHKKLTRSALLLGVRGSLEPRVEQLTQEFCERMKAQAGAPVTIQKEFSLLTCSIICYLTFGDKEDTLVHAFHDCVQDLMKTWDHWSIQILDMVPFLRFFPNPGLWRLKQAMENRDHIVEKQLRQHKESMVAGQWRDMTDYMLQGMGKQRVEEGPGQLLEGHVRMSVVDLFIGGTETTANTLSWAVAFLLHHPEIQRRLQEELDRELGPGASGSRVPYKDRARLPLLNATIAEVLRLRPIVPLALPHRATRASSIFGYDIPEGMVVIPNLQGAHLDETVWERPHEFRPDRFLAPGANPSALAFGCGARVCLGEPLARLELFAVLRQLLQAFTLLSPAGALPSLQPHPHCGVNLKIQPFQVRLQPRGSGGRGVGERQ